A genomic region of Novipirellula aureliae contains the following coding sequences:
- a CDS encoding amylo-alpha-1,6-glucosidase translates to MMKVQTSTTDWDVHAQTTRAPAEIQVLKQGDTFAVLDRLGEIGVSGKSEQGLYHRGTRFLSKWELFINDSRPLLLNSTMKQDNSSLVVQMTTPSIPQPGHVLPQGTLHVYRNMLLDGAAYYEKLRLKNYSRSPIELRIEYRFDADFRDIFEVRGEHREKRGEKLDPVIDDAAVRLAYCGLDDQKRQVAIRFAGEIERITPECCILRACLDGGAETTLHATAECRTDKPGYVKKVNSPARNHTEATAGWTTRIQTTESERTEIFTSNEEFNGWLNRSNADLEMLISDTIYGRYPYAGVPWFATPFGRDGLITALQTLWVRPKLSRGVLSFLAATQATEVDPITEAEPGKIIHEMRDGEMAALGEVPFKRYYGTVDATPLFVVLAGQYFRRTGDRDFIELIWHNLQRAIHWIDEYGDIDGDGFVEYQSHNNRGLTHQCWKDSNDSIFHRDGRDATGAIAVSEVQGYVYEAKMLAADLANVMNDHAWANELRQQATDLKQKFNDTFWVNSLKTFAIALDGNKQACEVRNSNAGHLLLSGIVDEAYAASVAASLTDPSSFNGWGIRTISEGETRYNPMSYHNGSIWPHDTALCAAGMARYGFRNECARIIAGLFDASLFNDLHRLPELFCGFDRMPGHAPTLYPVACSPQAWATGAVFLLLQSILGLSFSPRKPQVRFDNPKLPDFLNWIRIKNLRVGDGEVDLAIHRHARDVGLNVERKVGDPQIVVLG, encoded by the coding sequence ATGATGAAGGTCCAAACGAGCACAACCGACTGGGACGTACACGCACAGACAACTCGCGCACCGGCCGAAATCCAAGTTCTCAAACAAGGGGACACTTTCGCGGTTTTGGATCGACTTGGAGAGATTGGCGTGTCGGGGAAGTCCGAACAAGGTCTTTATCATCGAGGGACGCGGTTCCTGTCCAAATGGGAACTGTTTATCAACGATAGCCGGCCGCTACTGTTGAACTCAACGATGAAGCAGGACAATAGTTCTTTGGTAGTGCAGATGACGACGCCGTCCATTCCGCAGCCAGGTCACGTGCTACCGCAAGGCACGCTTCATGTCTACCGTAATATGTTGCTCGATGGCGCTGCCTATTACGAGAAGTTGCGATTGAAAAACTATTCACGCTCGCCGATTGAATTAAGGATCGAGTACCGCTTCGATGCCGATTTTCGCGATATTTTCGAAGTTCGTGGAGAGCATCGGGAGAAACGAGGCGAGAAGCTCGATCCCGTCATCGACGATGCGGCGGTTAGACTCGCGTATTGCGGATTAGACGATCAGAAGCGGCAAGTTGCGATCCGCTTTGCAGGCGAGATCGAACGGATCACTCCGGAGTGTTGCATCTTGCGGGCATGTCTCGATGGCGGCGCAGAAACCACGCTCCATGCGACCGCAGAATGCCGAACCGACAAGCCCGGATACGTCAAAAAGGTAAACTCGCCGGCGCGAAATCATACCGAAGCCACTGCCGGTTGGACAACACGAATTCAGACGACCGAGTCGGAACGTACCGAGATCTTCACGTCAAACGAGGAATTCAATGGCTGGTTGAACCGCAGCAACGCCGACTTGGAAATGCTGATCTCCGACACTATCTATGGACGGTATCCGTATGCTGGAGTCCCCTGGTTTGCAACCCCATTCGGCCGCGATGGTCTCATCACAGCACTGCAGACGTTGTGGGTGCGGCCGAAATTATCCCGCGGAGTATTGAGCTTTCTTGCCGCGACACAGGCGACCGAAGTGGATCCCATTACGGAAGCCGAGCCGGGCAAGATCATTCATGAAATGCGAGATGGTGAGATGGCAGCGCTCGGAGAAGTGCCGTTTAAACGGTACTACGGAACCGTGGATGCAACGCCATTGTTTGTCGTGCTGGCGGGCCAGTACTTCCGTCGCACAGGCGACCGTGACTTCATCGAGCTTATCTGGCACAACCTTCAGCGGGCGATCCACTGGATCGACGAGTATGGCGATATCGATGGCGACGGATTTGTCGAATACCAATCGCACAACAATCGTGGCTTGACTCACCAATGCTGGAAAGACAGTAATGATTCGATCTTTCATCGTGACGGACGCGATGCCACAGGAGCGATCGCGGTCAGCGAGGTGCAAGGGTACGTTTACGAAGCAAAAATGCTCGCGGCCGATCTCGCTAATGTGATGAATGATCATGCATGGGCGAATGAACTGCGCCAGCAAGCGACTGATTTGAAACAGAAGTTCAACGATACGTTCTGGGTCAATTCGCTAAAGACCTTTGCCATTGCATTGGACGGCAACAAGCAAGCTTGCGAAGTGAGAAACAGCAATGCGGGTCATTTGTTGTTGAGCGGCATTGTCGATGAAGCCTATGCAGCATCCGTTGCCGCATCACTGACCGATCCGAGCTCCTTCAATGGGTGGGGGATTCGCACGATCAGCGAAGGAGAGACTCGCTACAACCCGATGTCATACCACAACGGCTCCATTTGGCCGCATGATACGGCGTTGTGCGCGGCCGGTATGGCCCGCTACGGATTCCGCAACGAGTGTGCTCGCATCATCGCGGGACTGTTCGATGCATCACTGTTCAACGACTTGCATCGTTTGCCCGAACTGTTTTGCGGATTCGACCGAATGCCCGGTCACGCCCCGACATTGTACCCAGTTGCCTGTTCACCGCAGGCTTGGGCGACTGGGGCAGTCTTCTTACTATTGCAATCGATCCTGGGTCTCAGTTTCTCGCCGAGGAAGCCGCAAGTGCGGTTCGATAACCCGAAGCTACCCGACTTTTTGAATTGGATTCGCATAAAGAATTTGCGAGTTGGCGATGGAGAAGTCGACTTGGCCATCCACCGGCATGCCAGAGACGTGGGCTTGAATGTCGAACGTAAAGTGGGCGATCCACAAATCGTCGTACTGGGGTGA
- a CDS encoding glycosyltransferase family 4 protein, with the protein MRIAQVAPLIETVPPKTYGGTERVVHYLTEELVRQGHDVTLFACGDSLTNADHVAVVQESLRCSRVPRDPIIWHQRQLMEVLRMADKFDIIHFHTDFSHFSVMRYLETPHITTLHGRLDLPDFQVVFDEFPDMPVVSISDSQRAPIKNANWVGTVYNGTPGENFDFRPTPDPDEYFAFLGRFSPEKGPERAIEIAKRLGVKLKMAAKIDKVDEEYFAERIKPQLDDPLIEYIGEVNENGKNRLLGGAKALLFPIDWPEPFGLVMTESMACGTPVIAFRNGSVDEVMKDRVSGYIVNSVDEAVDAARNIDNVSRRGCRVYFQSRFDVEPMAHGYLEVYKKLVAPQKTIRLPSRRRIVKNSEASVSVG; encoded by the coding sequence ATGCGAATCGCACAAGTCGCTCCACTGATTGAAACGGTTCCACCGAAAACTTATGGCGGAACGGAACGGGTCGTCCATTACTTGACCGAAGAACTGGTGCGTCAAGGTCACGATGTCACGCTGTTCGCCTGTGGCGATTCACTGACCAATGCGGATCATGTGGCGGTTGTTCAAGAATCGCTGCGGTGCAGCCGTGTGCCGCGTGACCCAATCATCTGGCATCAACGGCAACTGATGGAAGTGCTTCGCATGGCTGACAAGTTTGACATCATTCACTTCCATACCGACTTTAGTCACTTCAGTGTGATGCGGTACTTGGAAACGCCGCATATCACGACGTTGCATGGCCGATTGGACCTGCCCGATTTCCAGGTCGTCTTTGACGAGTTTCCCGATATGCCAGTCGTCTCGATCAGCGATTCGCAGCGGGCCCCCATCAAGAACGCCAACTGGGTCGGGACGGTTTACAATGGTACGCCGGGAGAGAATTTTGATTTTCGCCCAACGCCCGATCCGGATGAATACTTTGCCTTCCTCGGCCGCTTTTCTCCGGAAAAAGGTCCTGAGCGTGCCATTGAAATTGCCAAACGACTGGGTGTGAAGTTGAAGATGGCGGCAAAGATCGATAAGGTTGATGAAGAGTACTTTGCCGAGCGAATCAAGCCTCAGCTGGACGACCCGTTGATCGAGTACATCGGAGAGGTGAACGAGAACGGCAAAAACCGGCTGTTGGGCGGGGCGAAGGCGTTGTTATTCCCGATCGACTGGCCGGAGCCTTTTGGACTGGTGATGACCGAATCAATGGCGTGTGGGACTCCGGTAATCGCTTTCCGCAACGGCAGCGTTGATGAGGTGATGAAGGATCGCGTCAGTGGCTACATTGTCAATAGCGTCGACGAAGCGGTCGATGCCGCTCGCAACATTGATAACGTCAGTCGACGTGGCTGCCGTGTCTATTTCCAAAGTCGCTTTGATGTCGAACCAATGGCACATGGTTACCTAGAGGTCTACAAAAAGTTGGTGGCACCACAAAAGACGATTCGTCTTCCTTCGCGCCGCAGGATTGTCAAGAACAGCGAAGCATCGGTGTCGGTGGGATAG
- a CDS encoding Hsp20/alpha crystallin family protein: MLNTPWQSLVEMNRLGSEMDRVFGRYGNGSGRATAFPPLNLWEDDDNLYVEAELPGFELDDLEIYVTGGNQLSISGERKQPEHEAAVWHRRERAFGKFRRTLELVGRVDSDKVSAHFNNGVLMLTMPKAEEAKPRRIEVKAN, translated from the coding sequence ATGTTAAACACACCTTGGCAATCGTTAGTGGAAATGAATCGTCTCGGCAGCGAAATGGATCGAGTGTTCGGACGATACGGAAACGGCAGCGGACGTGCGACCGCGTTTCCACCGCTGAACCTGTGGGAAGATGATGACAACTTGTATGTCGAGGCGGAACTGCCCGGCTTCGAGTTGGATGATTTGGAAATCTATGTTACGGGCGGTAACCAGCTTTCCATTTCGGGCGAACGGAAGCAGCCTGAACACGAAGCCGCGGTATGGCACCGTCGAGAGCGAGCGTTCGGGAAATTCCGTCGCACGCTGGAACTTGTGGGACGCGTTGACAGCGATAAGGTTTCGGCCCATTTCAACAACGGCGTTTTGATGTTGACCATGCCGAAGGCCGAAGAAGCCAAACCGCGACGCATCGAAGTGAAGGCGAACTGA
- a CDS encoding Hsp20/alpha crystallin family protein produces the protein MIDTLIPWKKKNRDLNVQRDGNPIAQLRNEFDGLWNRWLDEIGGGLTDWSGSGGLSSRMSLDDDEKQYVLRAELPGFEPEEFDVKVSGNVLTLQAEHKEEGKEKNGSYAQYGSFYESFTLPQGIQEDQIDARYHSGVLELHLPKSQECQAKRIAVKSA, from the coding sequence ATGATTGACACACTGATCCCTTGGAAAAAGAAGAATCGTGATTTGAATGTTCAACGCGACGGAAACCCCATCGCTCAACTCCGCAACGAGTTCGACGGCCTGTGGAATCGTTGGCTGGACGAGATCGGGGGTGGCCTGACCGATTGGAGCGGCTCAGGCGGTCTGAGTTCGCGGATGAGTCTCGACGACGACGAGAAACAATACGTTCTGCGTGCCGAATTACCTGGCTTTGAACCCGAGGAATTTGATGTCAAGGTCAGTGGTAATGTGCTGACGCTACAAGCAGAACACAAGGAGGAAGGAAAGGAGAAGAACGGAAGCTATGCCCAATACGGTAGCTTCTATGAAAGTTTCACTCTGCCGCAAGGCATTCAAGAGGACCAAATCGACGCTCGCTACCACAGTGGTGTCTTGGAACTGCATTTACCAAAGAGCCAAGAATGCCAAGCGAAACGAATCGCGGTGAAATCCGCATGA
- a CDS encoding sigma 54-interacting transcriptional regulator, giving the protein MATILVVDDEPADLGLISSALEKLDHRIVTAMTAKEAVLAVRKHHPDVAILDVMLPDGNGLEVMRKFHVMDDRLPVVFVTSSSESGTAIQAMKHGAIDYLVKPIDVVELRKVVARTLEIRRLADRPIDMNAETQSLDTQAIIGRCPAMQEVYKAIGIVADQDVTVLIRGESGTGKELVARALYQYSDRVKGPFLAVNCAAIPEALLESELFGHEKGSFTGADRKRIGKFEQATGGTLFLDEIGDMSAVLQSKLLRVLQEKKFERVGGNETINADVRVIAATHRNLEKMVADGGFRADLYYRLNGFSIHLPALKDRESDLESLVEHFRRVACNDLGKKVREVASDAMEVLREYSWPGNVRELQNVIRQAILRTNGPVLLRDFLPDFTPLSDITKQTHHDLEQLISKRFDEHSHHLYDEVIAFVEQQLVKVVMERVGGDRNEAMRRLGTNPATLRSKAALELLDLDPTRDDAGESPFVRSRMTLEELEKEAITRTLEETEGCRKEAAKRLGISVRTMQRRVKELGLT; this is encoded by the coding sequence ATGGCAACCATTCTCGTTGTTGACGACGAGCCAGCCGATTTGGGGCTGATAAGCTCAGCACTCGAAAAACTTGACCATCGAATTGTGACCGCAATGACTGCGAAAGAAGCCGTCCTCGCGGTGCGCAAGCACCACCCGGATGTCGCAATTTTGGATGTAATGCTTCCCGATGGAAACGGTTTGGAAGTGATGCGAAAGTTCCACGTAATGGACGATCGTCTTCCCGTCGTTTTTGTGACCTCCAGTAGCGAAAGTGGCACCGCGATTCAAGCAATGAAACACGGTGCAATTGACTACCTTGTCAAACCCATCGATGTCGTTGAACTTCGTAAAGTGGTGGCCAGGACGTTAGAAATTCGCCGCTTGGCTGACAGACCCATCGACATGAACGCGGAAACGCAGTCGTTGGACACGCAGGCGATCATTGGTCGATGTCCAGCGATGCAGGAGGTCTATAAGGCGATCGGTATCGTTGCCGACCAAGACGTGACCGTGTTGATTCGCGGCGAAAGTGGGACCGGGAAAGAACTCGTCGCACGCGCGTTGTATCAGTATAGCGATCGGGTGAAGGGACCGTTTCTAGCCGTGAATTGTGCTGCGATCCCCGAGGCGTTACTGGAGAGCGAGTTATTCGGCCACGAAAAAGGTTCGTTCACTGGCGCGGATCGAAAACGGATCGGCAAGTTTGAGCAAGCCACCGGTGGTACGCTGTTCCTGGATGAAATCGGCGATATGTCCGCAGTGCTTCAAAGCAAGTTATTGCGAGTGTTGCAAGAGAAGAAGTTCGAGCGAGTCGGCGGAAATGAAACGATTAACGCAGATGTCCGTGTGATCGCGGCAACCCATCGCAACTTAGAGAAAATGGTCGCCGACGGAGGGTTCCGAGCGGACTTATACTATCGGCTGAACGGATTTTCGATTCACCTTCCTGCCTTGAAGGATCGAGAAAGCGATCTTGAATCGTTGGTCGAACACTTTCGGCGTGTTGCCTGCAACGATCTTGGAAAGAAGGTACGCGAGGTCGCTAGCGACGCGATGGAGGTATTGCGTGAGTATTCCTGGCCGGGAAACGTTCGAGAACTCCAAAATGTGATCCGTCAAGCGATCCTGCGAACCAACGGCCCCGTATTGTTAAGAGACTTCTTGCCCGACTTCACACCGCTCAGTGACATCACCAAACAGACCCACCATGACTTAGAACAGCTAATCTCAAAGCGTTTCGACGAGCATTCCCACCATTTGTATGACGAAGTGATCGCCTTTGTTGAGCAACAACTTGTCAAAGTGGTAATGGAACGGGTTGGCGGTGATCGCAACGAAGCGATGCGACGACTCGGGACGAATCCTGCCACGCTTCGCAGCAAGGCCGCCCTTGAGTTACTCGACCTTGATCCAACCCGCGATGACGCCGGCGAGTCGCCGTTTGTTCGATCCAGGATGACGCTCGAGGAACTCGAAAAGGAAGCGATCACGCGAACGCTAGAAGAAACCGAAGGATGTCGAAAAGAAGCCGCCAAGCGGCTTGGGATCAGCGTCCGAACGATGCAGCGGCGCGTTAAAGAACTGGGGCTAACATAG
- a CDS encoding hybrid sensor histidine kinase/response regulator — protein MAERPFQIRLSDRPLRNIVVAEFPATRSSDARHMSRRARVLSALTGLSARQRAAFAKSVAEACRAVAAAEISASVRFRVAATDEGTLAQVEVAATDAGGHLPPSAWAAIQAQAESLHTLRLTEQPLTITLGQLAPRSCRLSDEDVAHWTELLDTDSLEDAIAIAQSARKQSTSELGIARSHGPSEEATRQARSDREDLETLSLVVSRSPIATLVMSDDGSIQWVNNAFVNLSGYSEAEVVGRRCDELLFGPSTDTKAVRRFHQSLRNGHEMQEDVMLYRRDGRTTWVDFRLIPIHDRDGKLSRWIGIQTDVTKRRQTEEALQAAKQSAEMGSRAKSEFLANMSHEIRTPLNAVVGMTELALATDLTSEQRDYLQCVQSSADTLLDLLNDVLDVSKIEAGKMEIESVVFNIAELIRETLQALAVKAHEKNLELAVHMPMDIPPFMQGDPTRIRQVLFNLVGNAIKFTEHGEVVVEVEQQWATDDEVCLHFAIHDTGVGIPRERLRKIFESFTQVDSSMARRFGGTGLGLTITSELIRMMDGKIWVQSKLGKGSTFHVTMTLKSAQPPEAAAGAVDAEQLAGKTALVVDDNATNRRILDEMLKNWGVHTTLADGADNALVELSDATQAGHPFDLILLDARMPRADGFQLAETIKNRQDLACGTVVMLSSADRPNSAARCRQLGIETYLVKPVSASSLLEAIMASVEHQNSKSFDGDVTTANGAPAIKDQAEKQLRVLVVDDHGPNRQLAISILQRRGHVCEAAEDGDEAVKAFSRQAFDLILMDVQMPGIDGFTATKRIREREKSTGTHTPIVALTAHALSGDREKCLAAGMDSYLAKPIHARQLVALVEQLIRDGQAVAARDDFEQPDRATPAFSIPAALDRMNGELDLLIEHIGYVINDTPQLLHTIRKAIEETDAKSLEIASHRLKSLVGTYSHAEAQELAYALELMGKNESFEDTNETLQRLESQIAAFLIAIRQYAQAQTSHV, from the coding sequence ATGGCAGAACGCCCCTTTCAGATCCGTCTCTCCGACCGACCGCTTCGCAACATTGTTGTCGCGGAGTTTCCTGCTACACGTAGTTCCGACGCCCGACACATGTCTCGACGGGCCCGAGTGCTGTCCGCTCTAACGGGATTGTCGGCAAGACAACGAGCGGCGTTTGCCAAGAGCGTCGCGGAGGCATGTCGCGCCGTCGCGGCAGCCGAGATTTCCGCGTCCGTTCGCTTCCGTGTCGCCGCGACCGATGAGGGCACATTGGCCCAGGTAGAAGTTGCCGCTACGGACGCGGGGGGGCATCTACCGCCATCGGCTTGGGCTGCCATCCAAGCGCAGGCTGAGTCACTCCATACGCTCCGGCTCACCGAGCAACCGCTCACGATCACGCTCGGGCAGCTTGCACCGCGTAGCTGCCGACTCTCCGATGAGGATGTTGCTCACTGGACAGAACTACTCGACACGGACTCTTTGGAAGATGCCATTGCGATCGCTCAATCGGCACGCAAGCAGTCTACGAGTGAACTGGGAATCGCCCGGTCGCATGGACCTAGCGAAGAGGCAACGCGGCAAGCGAGATCCGATCGAGAAGACTTGGAAACCCTCTCGCTTGTGGTGAGCCGCTCTCCAATCGCGACGCTGGTGATGAGCGACGATGGCTCCATCCAATGGGTGAACAATGCGTTCGTGAATCTGAGTGGCTACAGCGAAGCGGAGGTCGTCGGACGCCGCTGTGACGAATTGTTGTTTGGTCCCAGTACGGACACGAAGGCGGTGCGACGTTTTCACCAATCGCTGCGAAACGGCCACGAGATGCAGGAGGACGTGATGCTGTACCGTCGCGACGGGCGAACCACTTGGGTCGATTTCCGACTGATTCCGATTCACGATCGTGATGGAAAACTCTCACGCTGGATCGGAATCCAGACCGATGTGACGAAGCGGCGACAGACCGAAGAAGCGCTGCAAGCAGCCAAGCAGTCTGCGGAGATGGGCAGTCGAGCCAAGAGTGAATTCTTGGCCAACATGAGCCACGAGATTCGCACGCCTCTCAATGCGGTTGTTGGTATGACAGAACTCGCTCTTGCTACAGACCTAACCTCCGAGCAACGTGACTACCTGCAATGCGTTCAATCGTCAGCCGATACGTTGTTGGATTTGCTCAACGATGTGCTGGATGTTTCGAAGATCGAAGCGGGCAAAATGGAAATCGAATCGGTTGTCTTCAATATCGCTGAATTGATTCGCGAGACATTGCAGGCGTTGGCGGTGAAGGCTCACGAAAAGAATCTGGAACTTGCCGTTCACATGCCAATGGACATTCCCCCGTTCATGCAGGGCGACCCAACTCGGATTCGTCAGGTTCTGTTCAACTTGGTTGGTAACGCGATCAAGTTTACCGAGCATGGCGAAGTGGTTGTCGAAGTCGAACAACAATGGGCGACGGATGACGAGGTCTGTTTGCACTTTGCCATTCATGACACCGGAGTCGGTATCCCCAGAGAGCGTTTGAGAAAGATCTTTGAATCGTTCACACAAGTCGACTCATCGATGGCTCGACGATTCGGTGGCACCGGCTTGGGGCTAACCATAACGTCGGAGTTGATCCGTATGATGGACGGCAAAATTTGGGTGCAAAGCAAATTGGGCAAAGGCAGCACTTTCCATGTTACGATGACCTTAAAATCGGCCCAGCCGCCTGAGGCGGCCGCCGGTGCGGTCGATGCGGAACAACTGGCCGGAAAAACCGCTTTGGTCGTTGACGATAACGCAACAAACCGGCGGATTCTTGACGAAATGCTAAAAAACTGGGGCGTCCATACGACTCTGGCCGATGGTGCCGATAACGCTTTGGTCGAACTTTCGGATGCCACACAAGCGGGGCATCCTTTCGACTTGATTCTGCTCGATGCGAGAATGCCGCGAGCCGACGGATTCCAGCTTGCCGAAACCATCAAGAATCGTCAGGATTTAGCTTGCGGCACCGTGGTGATGTTGTCCTCAGCCGACCGCCCGAACTCCGCCGCCCGATGCCGGCAATTGGGTATTGAAACCTATTTGGTCAAACCAGTCTCTGCATCGTCGCTGTTGGAAGCGATCATGGCCAGCGTTGAACATCAAAACTCGAAATCGTTTGACGGGGACGTCACAACGGCCAATGGTGCCCCTGCGATCAAAGACCAGGCCGAAAAACAATTGCGAGTACTGGTCGTCGACGATCATGGACCGAATCGACAGTTGGCAATCAGTATTTTGCAGCGGAGAGGTCACGTCTGTGAAGCGGCCGAGGACGGCGACGAAGCGGTCAAAGCATTTTCAAGACAAGCATTTGACCTGATTTTGATGGATGTCCAGATGCCGGGAATCGATGGTTTTACAGCAACGAAGAGAATTCGTGAACGAGAAAAATCCACGGGGACGCACACACCAATCGTCGCATTGACGGCGCACGCTCTGAGCGGAGATCGCGAGAAATGTTTGGCAGCGGGGATGGACTCCTACTTGGCCAAGCCAATCCATGCGCGCCAGTTGGTTGCTCTGGTTGAGCAGTTGATACGGGATGGCCAAGCAGTGGCTGCGAGAGACGATTTTGAGCAGCCTGACCGTGCCACACCCGCTTTCAGCATCCCGGCAGCACTGGACCGCATGAATGGAGAACTCGATCTGTTGATTGAGCATATCGGTTACGTCATCAACGATACGCCACAACTGCTCCATACGATACGAAAGGCAATCGAAGAGACGGATGCAAAGTCGCTTGAGATCGCGTCGCACCGATTGAAAAGCCTCGTCGGTACCTATAGTCATGCTGAGGCCCAAGAACTCGCCTACGCGTTGGAGTTGATGGGCAAAAACGAATCGTTTGAAGATACCAACGAGACACTCCAACGTCTCGAATCTCAGATCGCTGCATTTCTGATTGCCATCAGGCAATATGCTCAAGCCCAAACCTCTCATGTGTAG
- a CDS encoding BON domain-containing protein yields MNRTRKISACIALSVLIPLSSLRAVELGEGRSVTDQRIELDIQDQLRADYRLREMGIKVRVRAGEVTLYGNVPSFAVKSELEKAVWQVAGVRDLRNRLQLSRVAPGNEQRAVGVKRAFESDLELRKLRIEPTIRGDRITLRGYVPSWVLRRHAEELAQRVPGVQRVRNELRVQTNRDRRFTSSGIIESRRLSSEDDSALRGYIHRKAGPMVVVADVDEGLIEARLDSATLVTLDGERVSHNILATGLRVQVETRQLRDDLFATRIAAYSSN; encoded by the coding sequence ATGAATAGGACAAGAAAGATCTCAGCATGTATCGCACTCTCTGTGTTGATTCCACTTTCTTCCTTGAGAGCGGTAGAGTTGGGCGAGGGAAGAAGTGTCACCGATCAGCGAATTGAACTTGACATTCAGGACCAGTTGCGGGCTGATTACCGTTTGCGGGAGATGGGTATCAAGGTAAGGGTACGCGCAGGCGAAGTGACACTTTACGGCAATGTACCGAGTTTCGCAGTAAAAAGTGAGCTGGAAAAAGCGGTGTGGCAAGTCGCTGGAGTTCGCGACCTTCGCAACCGATTGCAGTTATCCCGAGTCGCACCCGGCAACGAACAACGAGCTGTCGGCGTCAAGCGGGCGTTCGAGAGCGACTTGGAACTAAGAAAACTCCGAATCGAACCAACCATTCGTGGGGATAGGATTACCCTTCGCGGCTACGTTCCTTCTTGGGTACTTCGTCGCCACGCTGAGGAACTGGCGCAGCGTGTCCCAGGCGTCCAGCGGGTACGAAACGAGTTGAGAGTACAAACGAATCGAGATCGTCGTTTCACCTCAAGTGGCATTATCGAATCGCGTCGGCTATCAAGCGAAGACGACTCAGCGTTGAGAGGGTACATTCATCGAAAGGCTGGACCAATGGTCGTGGTTGCTGATGTTGATGAAGGGCTTATTGAAGCGAGGCTTGATTCGGCAACGCTCGTCACTTTGGATGGCGAGCGAGTTTCGCACAATATATTGGCTACAGGATTGCGGGTCCAAGTCGAAACGAGACAACTTCGCGATGACTTGTTTGCGACCCGTATCGCAGCCTATTCATCGAACTGA